Part of the Pseudomonas abietaniphila genome is shown below.
TCTCTGACGAACAACTCACCCCCGATGAACTGGCAGGCGCCTTACGCGACACGGATCCCGAACAGCTGTCCGCCGTACGCTCCGCTTTGCAGGAAGCACATGACGCGGCCGACGCCATCGAAAGCTACGTTTGCGAACAGGTGGGTTCAGCTCAGGGCGTAGACCTTTGCGGCTTGAAGCAGCCGCTCAAACAAGCGCTGCACATCCTTGCCGAATACGCTCCGGGCGGTGTCGGCACAGACAGCTCCGCGGCAGAACCGGAAGGAATCGCGCCCACGGAAAGCGAATCGATTGCCGTTGCTTCACTCCGTGTTTCAGGCGACATCGCCAACCGTGACGATGTCGTGCGCAGCCTCGACCGGATTCTCGGGTACTACGCGCGACACGAGCCATCGAGCCCATTGCCCGTGCTCTTGAGCCGCGCCAAAACCCTGGTCCATGCCGACTTCGCGGCCATTGTGCGCAATCTGATTCCCGACGGTATGTCCCAGTTCGAAAACCTGCGCGGCCCGGACGCCGATTAACGGACTCCGCTTCCCCGGACTGCTCAGGCAAGGATCACACAACCCTGTTACCGGCCAACACCGATGACATCAATAACGTCGCAGCAGCGACCAGGAGGAGCAACGTGGCGAACACCAGTTCTCAGAAATTCATTGCGCGCAACCGCGCCCCACGGGTCCAGATCGAGTACGACGTTGAGTTGTACGGCGCCGAGAAGAAGGTCCAGTTGCCCTTCGTGATGGGCGTGATGGCGCATCTGACGGGCAAGCCCGCTGAGCCTCTGCCCGCAGTAGAGGATCGTAAGTTTCTGGAAATCGACGTCGATAACTTCGATTCACGGCTGAAGGCAATGCAGCCTCGAGTGGCTTTTCACGTGCCAAACGAGCTGACGGGCGAAGGCAACCTGAGCCTGGATATCACTTTCGAGAGCATGGAGGACTTCAGCCCTGCTGCCGTGGCACGCAAAGTCGATTCGCTGAAACAGCTGCTCGAAGCACGCACTCAACTCGCCAACCTGCTGACCTACATGGACGGCAAGACCGGGGCCGAAGACATCATCATGAAAGCGATCAAGGACCCGGCTCTTCTGCAGGCGCTGGCCAGTGCGCCAAAACCGCAAGGTGCTGATTCTCAAAG
Proteins encoded:
- the tssB gene encoding type VI secretion system contractile sheath small subunit, producing the protein MANTSSQKFIARNRAPRVQIEYDVELYGAEKKVQLPFVMGVMAHLTGKPAEPLPAVEDRKFLEIDVDNFDSRLKAMQPRVAFHVPNELTGEGNLSLDITFESMEDFSPAAVARKVDSLKQLLEARTQLANLLTYMDGKTGAEDIIMKAIKDPALLQALASAPKPQGADSQSTEPNA
- the tssA gene encoding type VI secretion system protein TssA, coding for MDVTLLLAPFSVDSPCGVDLEYDADFLQLERDAQGKPERTMGDSVQPAEPPQWRQIEQSTTDLLQRSKDLRITHFLLQSALALTGFSGLANALTLINELLVRYWPSLYPQLDADDDNDPTVRINALSGIACETNIRLLRESLLTRSRTFGPVSLRAALNASGLQSFSDEQLTPDELAGALRDTDPEQLSAVRSALQEAHDAADAIESYVCEQVGSAQGVDLCGLKQPLKQALHILAEYAPGGVGTDSSAAEPEGIAPTESESIAVASLRVSGDIANRDDVVRSLDRILGYYARHEPSSPLPVLLSRAKTLVHADFAAIVRNLIPDGMSQFENLRGPDAD